From a single Bufo bufo chromosome 9, aBufBuf1.1, whole genome shotgun sequence genomic region:
- the ZBTB37 gene encoding zinc finger and BTB domain-containing protein 37, which yields MEKGGNFQLEIPEYSNSVLSHLNQLRMQGRLCDIVVNVQGQSFRAHKVVLAASSPYFRDHMSLNEMSAVSLSVIKNPGVFEQLLSFCYTGRICLQLADIISYLTAASFLQMQHIIDKCTQILEGIHLKISSPESEEELSQSRPKHQERVQDSHRVSQSLTRSLSPRHSTPRPSGNRRGQVSTVLDIRDLSPAEESTSPQMVEQGSDVEGREPILRINRAGQWYVETGSADRGERSDDDVRVMGALRIKTENLDEWLGPENQPSGEDGSSAEEVTAMVIDTTGHSAATQESYNLGSSNTKVSRPTSSEVDRFSPSGSVGTMPERHRAKSESPRRLEEPKQHGNQGDEGGVIGVSSYVEYLREQEVSERWFRYNPRLTCIYCAKSFNQKGSLDRHMRLHMGITPFVCRMCGKKYTRKDQLEYHIRKHTGNKPFHCHVCGKSFPFQAILNQHFRKNHPGCIPLEGPHSISPETTTVVTSRGPAGEESPPHEEAGGVTPSATAEVAYGGETAHGSVSTTGPD from the exons ATGGAGAAAGGAGGCAATTTTCAGCTGGAGATTCCTGAGTACAGTAACTCAGTCCTGAGCCACCTCAACCAGCTGCGGATGCAAGGGCGTCTCTGCGATATCGTGGTCAATGTACAAGGCCAGTCTTTCCGAGCACACAAAGTGGTCCTGGCAGCCAGCTCGCCCTACTTCCGAGACCACATGTCCTTAAACGAGATGAGCGCGGTGTCGTTATCCGTCATCAAAAACCCCGGGGTGTTTGAACAGCTGCTTTCTTTTTGCTATACAGGCCGCATTTGCTTGCAGCTCGCTGACATCATAAGCTACCTGACGGCTGCAAGCTTTTTGCAGATGCAGCACATTATTGACAAGTGCACGCAGATCCTCGAAGGCATCCATTTAAAAATTAGTTCACCCGAATCTGAAGAAGAGCTGAGTCAGAGCAGGCCCAAACATCAAGAAAGAGTCCAGGATTCTCACCGTGTCAGCCAGAGTTTGACTCGTTCTTTAAGCCCCCGGCACAGCACTCCAAGACCCTCAGGTAATCGGAGGGGTCAGGTAAGCACTGTACTGGACATTAGAGATTTGAGTCCAGCAGAGGAGTCCACAAGTCCTCAGATGGTGGAGCAGGGTTCAGACGTGGAGGGCAGAGAGCCCATTCTTCGAATCAACCGGGCTGGACAGTGGTACGTGGAGACGGGGTCAGCAGACCGAGGGGAACGGAGTGATGATGATGTCCGGGTGATGGGGGCCCTTCGTATCAAGACGGAGAACCTGGATGAGTGGCTGGGTCCAGAGAACCAACCTTCCGGAGAAGACGGAAGCAGCGCTGAAGAGGTGACCGCTATGGTGATTGATACAACAGGGCACAGTGCTGCCACACAAGAAAGCTACAATTTGGGGTCATCGAACACCAAAGTGTCCAGGCCCACAAGCAGTGAGGTGGACAG ATTCAGCCCCTCTGGTAGCGTGGGCACCATGCCAGAAAGACACAGAGCAAAGAGTGAGTCTCCCCGGAGGTTGGAGGAACCAAAGCAACATGGCAACCAG GGAGATGAAGGGGGGGTGATTGGAGTCAGCAGTTACGTAGAATACCTTCGTGAGCAGGAGGTGTCTGAGCGATGGTTTCGCTACAACCCACGATTGACCTGTATCTACTGCGCCAAGTCTTTCAACCAGAAGGGCAGCCTGGACCGCCACATGCGGCTTCACATGGGCATCACTCCTTTTGTGTgtcgaatgtgtggtaagaagtacaCCCGCAAGGATCAGCTGGAGTATCATATACGGAAGCATACAGGCAACAAACCCTTCCATTGCCACGTCTGTGGGAAAAGCTTCCCCTTCCAGGCCATCCTTAATCAGCACTTTCGGAAGAACCACCCCGGCTGTATTCCTCTTGAGGGTCCTCACAGCATTTCCCCTGAGACCACCACAGTTGTCACTTCTAGAGGTCCAGCCGGGGAAGAGTCTCCACCTCACGAGGAAGCTGGTGGCGTGACACCTTCAGCAACAGCTGAGGTGGCATATGGCGGGGAGACGGCTCATGGCTCTGTGTCCACTACCGGACCAGACTAA